A portion of the Nitratidesulfovibrio termitidis HI1 genome contains these proteins:
- a CDS encoding ADP-ribosylglycohydrolase family protein has translation MHNRAAGALMGAWIGDGLGLGPHWYYDLAELRRDYGDWISGYTDPKPGRYHDGMKAGQLSQAGFILKLMVRSLVERGDYDQADFCRRMDEELFPLLNGQPVSGPGNYTSQSIREAWRRRVEQGLPWGQTAGHADTTEAIERTLAIAVRYATQPARLAAAVIGNAALTQGDDVVLSLTVAYGAVLALLVQGHRLTPEISETLMHQVKDGVLPFHAVTRDGLQAPRPGDPDPPRAGRFASPDALLSPGYMAAAAADPDIRIEPAWKVSLVYGMPCAIYHMLPAAYYLAARFHDDFESAVLHAVNGGGQNQVRAILTGALVGAQVGLAGIPQRFIDGLEEGEDLRALAMRLAGQVTAG, from the coding sequence ATGCATAACCGCGCCGCCGGGGCGCTGATGGGCGCGTGGATCGGTGACGGGTTGGGCCTTGGCCCGCACTGGTACTATGACCTTGCCGAACTGCGGCGTGACTACGGCGACTGGATCAGCGGGTACACCGACCCGAAGCCGGGCCGCTACCACGACGGCATGAAGGCCGGGCAACTGTCGCAGGCAGGGTTCATCCTGAAGCTGATGGTGCGCTCGCTGGTGGAGCGGGGCGACTACGACCAGGCCGATTTTTGCCGCCGCATGGACGAGGAGCTGTTTCCGCTGCTCAACGGGCAGCCGGTGAGCGGACCGGGCAACTACACCAGCCAGTCCATCCGCGAGGCATGGCGGCGCAGGGTGGAGCAGGGGCTGCCATGGGGGCAGACCGCAGGCCACGCGGACACCACCGAGGCCATCGAGCGTACCCTGGCCATAGCGGTGCGTTACGCCACGCAACCCGCCCGACTGGCCGCCGCCGTCATCGGTAACGCAGCGTTGACCCAGGGCGACGACGTGGTGCTGTCGCTCACGGTGGCCTATGGCGCGGTGCTGGCCCTGCTGGTGCAAGGGCACCGGCTGACCCCGGAAATTTCCGAAACGTTAATGCATCAGGTTAAGGATGGGGTGTTGCCGTTTCATGCGGTAACCCGCGACGGCTTGCAGGCCCCGCGTCCCGGCGACCCGGACCCGCCGCGCGCCGGGCGGTTTGCCTCGCCCGATGCGCTGCTGTCGCCCGGCTACATGGCGGCGGCAGCGGCGGACCCGGACATCCGTATCGAACCGGCGTGGAAGGTTTCGCTGGTGTATGGCATGCCTTGCGCCATCTACCACATGCTTCCGGCGGCCTACTATCTTGCGGCGCGCTTTCACGACGACTTCGAGTCCGCCGTGCTGCACGCGGTGAACGGTGGCGGGCAGAACCAGGTGCGCGCCATTCTGACAGGGGCGCTGGTAGGGGCACAGGTGGGCTTGGCCGGTATTCCGCAGCGGTTCATCGACGGCTTGGAAGAGGGCGAGGATCTGCGCGCACTGGCCATGCGACTGGCCGGGCAGGTGACGGCGGGATAG
- a CDS encoding sigma-54-dependent transcriptional regulator → MRTTYTVLAVDDEPSIGKLLEKELSTPTRAVHVATSARQARERLRRATYEVVVLDIRLPDADGIEFMVELRQRYPETEVILITGHGNIDNAVEAMKLGAYDYITKPFNLTELEVVVERAYQRAFLRNENRALRHAHDGARPAVTLIGNSQGIKEVRYLIEKVAPTDVPVLITGESGAGKEVAAHALQSLGNRADKSFIIKNCATLQKELARSELFGHVRGSFTGALENRDGLMAFANKGTLFLDEIGELPVEVQASLLRVLENKTYRRVGEKDHRSCDIRLIFATNRSLAGEVEAGRFHEALYHRINVFNIEMPPLRERKEDIPLLAEFFLARLGNGRDDLRISDRAMACLMQYAWPGNVRELRNVLERSIILAENNLITEHALPRELAGLAGGTGGAGGGAGVGTGSGASGLHGASGESQGPLTLEAMEREHIARILEFYDNNRSLAATALGISRKTLYRKMREYDIG, encoded by the coding sequence GTGCGCACCACCTACACCGTGCTGGCCGTGGACGATGAACCGTCCATCGGCAAGCTGCTGGAAAAGGAGCTTTCCACCCCCACCCGTGCCGTGCACGTGGCCACCAGCGCCCGGCAGGCGCGCGAACGGCTGCGCCGCGCCACGTACGAGGTGGTGGTGCTGGACATCCGCCTGCCGGATGCCGACGGCATCGAATTCATGGTGGAACTGCGCCAGCGATACCCGGAGACCGAGGTCATCCTGATCACCGGGCACGGCAACATCGACAACGCCGTGGAGGCCATGAAGCTGGGCGCCTACGACTACATCACCAAGCCGTTCAACCTGACGGAACTGGAAGTGGTGGTGGAGCGCGCCTATCAGCGGGCCTTTCTGCGCAACGAGAATCGCGCCCTGCGCCACGCGCACGACGGCGCGCGCCCGGCGGTGACCCTGATCGGCAATTCGCAGGGCATCAAGGAAGTGCGCTACCTGATCGAAAAGGTGGCCCCCACCGACGTGCCCGTGCTGATCACCGGCGAGAGCGGGGCGGGCAAGGAGGTGGCGGCGCACGCCCTCCAGTCGCTGGGCAACCGGGCGGACAAGTCCTTCATCATCAAGAACTGCGCCACGTTGCAGAAGGAGCTGGCCCGCAGCGAACTGTTCGGCCATGTGCGCGGGTCGTTCACCGGCGCGCTGGAAAACCGCGACGGGCTGATGGCCTTCGCCAACAAGGGCACCCTGTTTCTGGACGAGATAGGCGAGTTGCCGGTGGAGGTACAGGCGTCGCTGTTGCGTGTGCTGGAAAACAAGACCTACCGTCGGGTGGGCGAAAAGGACCACCGCAGCTGTGACATCCGGCTGATCTTCGCCACCAACCGTTCACTGGCTGGCGAGGTGGAGGCCGGGCGCTTTCACGAGGCGCTGTACCACCGCATCAACGTGTTCAATATCGAAATGCCCCCCCTGCGCGAGCGCAAGGAGGACATTCCGTTGTTGGCCGAATTCTTTCTGGCCCGTCTGGGCAACGGGCGCGACGATCTGCGCATTTCCGACCGGGCCATGGCCTGCCTGATGCAGTACGCCTGGCCCGGCAACGTGCGTGAACTGCGCAACGTGCTGGAACGCAGCATCATACTGGCGGAAAACAATTTGATTACCGAGCATGCCCTGCCGCGCGAACTGGCGGGGCTTGCAGGGGGAACTGGCGGGGCTGGCGGGGGCGCAGGCGTCGGAACGGGAAGCGGCGCGTCGGGGCTGCATGGCGCAAGCGGCGAATCGCAGGGGCCGCTGACGCTGGAGGCCATGGAGCGCGAACACATCGCCCGGATTCTGGAATTCTACGACAACAACCGCTCGCTGGCCGCCACGGCGCTGGGCATCAGCCGCAAGACGCTGTACCGGAAGATGCGGGAGTATGACATCGGGTAG
- a CDS encoding glutamate--tRNA ligase family protein has translation MARPVRGRLAPSPTGHIHLGNAASFLMAWLCARAAGGQMVLRMEDIDPDRSRPEFAADMVRDLLWLGLDWDEGPECPELPDLPDLPDLPDLAAPLPATPSARTPAPVIMPPPGACAAPSRTHMPGRGGPHGPYSQSERLALYAAALARLEREGHVYPCFCTRKELRLLASAPHPGECGPAYPGTCRDLGPQDRARRLAEGRRPAMRVRCDDTMIAFTDRIAGPQRMLLAACGGDFAVLRSDGVFAYQLAVVVDDIAMGITQVVRGDDILASTPRQIWLYHLLGAPVPEYVHVPLLLDHEGERLAKRHGSLAVAALRTAGVSPWAIVGYLAWRLGLRDAPELATPRELAGEFDLERVVRQPVILPVAVADVLGRMG, from the coding sequence CTGGCCCGCCCCGTACGTGGACGCCTGGCCCCCAGTCCCACCGGGCACATTCATCTCGGCAATGCCGCGTCCTTTCTGATGGCGTGGCTGTGCGCCCGCGCCGCCGGGGGGCAAATGGTGCTGCGCATGGAAGACATCGACCCGGACCGGTCACGCCCGGAATTCGCGGCGGACATGGTTCGCGATCTGTTGTGGCTGGGACTGGACTGGGACGAAGGACCCGAGTGTCCCGAACTGCCTGATCTGCCTGATCTGCCCGATCTGCCTGATCTGGCCGCTCCGCTGCCCGCCACCCCGTCAGCCAGGACTCCCGCCCCGGTGATCATGCCGCCACCCGGCGCGTGCGCTGCCCCCAGCCGTACCCACATGCCGGGTCGCGGCGGCCCCCACGGGCCGTATTCCCAGAGCGAGCGCCTTGCCCTGTATGCCGCTGCGCTGGCCCGGCTGGAACGGGAAGGGCATGTCTATCCCTGCTTCTGCACCCGCAAGGAATTGCGCTTGCTGGCGTCCGCCCCGCACCCCGGGGAATGCGGCCCCGCCTATCCGGGAACCTGCCGCGACCTTGGTCCGCAGGACCGCGCCCGGCGACTGGCCGAAGGACGCCGCCCGGCCATGCGGGTGCGCTGCGACGACACGATGATCGCCTTCACCGACCGTATCGCCGGGCCGCAGCGCATGTTGCTGGCCGCGTGCGGGGGCGACTTCGCGGTGCTCCGTTCCGACGGGGTGTTCGCCTACCAACTGGCGGTGGTGGTGGACGACATCGCCATGGGCATCACCCAGGTGGTGCGCGGTGACGACATCCTGGCCAGCACGCCGCGTCAGATATGGCTGTACCACCTGCTGGGCGCGCCGGTGCCGGAATACGTGCACGTGCCCCTGCTGCTGGATCACGAGGGCGAACGGCTGGCCAAGCGGCATGGTTCGCTGGCCGTGGCCGCCTTGCGCACGGCGGGCGTGTCGCCATGGGCCATCGTGGGGTATCTTGCCTGGCGGCTGGGCCTGCGCGATGCGCCGGAACTGGCGACGCCGCGCGAACTTGCCGGGGAATTCGACCTGGAAAGGGTGGTTCGCCAGCCGGTGATCCTGCCCGTGGCTGTCGCCGATGTGCTGGGCCGGATGGGGTAG
- a CDS encoding TetR/AcrR family transcriptional regulator: protein MSISKKEALLHAAKELFGEYGYADTTFKKISERAGVALGLLTHHYGNKEKLFLAAGIDVLEQFLGVLRDASARGKNGYESVINFCTAYLDFSVDKTSNWLVLVRCSPYSDMKTKTDRDLMYEKFNQVPRELETQLRRGVEDGSIRQLPVHETAQVIISMMVGANRTRLLTPYAPPNLYEEAIRFISRSIAP, encoded by the coding sequence ATGAGCATCTCGAAAAAAGAAGCACTGCTTCATGCGGCAAAAGAGCTTTTTGGTGAATACGGCTATGCCGACACCACCTTCAAGAAGATTTCCGAACGCGCCGGCGTGGCCCTTGGGCTGCTGACGCACCATTACGGCAACAAGGAAAAGCTGTTCCTTGCCGCGGGCATAGACGTGCTCGAACAGTTTCTTGGCGTGCTGCGCGACGCCTCCGCCAGGGGCAAGAACGGGTACGAATCGGTCATCAACTTCTGCACCGCCTACCTCGACTTCTCCGTGGACAAGACCTCCAACTGGCTGGTGCTTGTGCGGTGTTCGCCCTACAGCGACATGAAGACCAAGACCGATCGCGACCTGATGTACGAAAAGTTCAACCAGGTCCCCCGCGAACTGGAAACCCAACTGCGTCGCGGCGTGGAAGATGGCTCCATCCGTCAATTGCCGGTGCATGAAACTGCCCAGGTGATCATTTCCATGATGGTCGGCGCCAACCGTACCCGCCTGCTGACCCCCTATGCGCCGCCGAACCTGTACGAAGAGGCCATCCGCTTCATTTCGCGCAGCATTGCCCCCTAG